DNA from Brassica napus cultivar Da-Ae chromosome C4, Da-Ae, whole genome shotgun sequence:
ATTGGCCCACAAAGGTCCGAGTGAACAAGCTGGAGGATTTGTGAAGGTCTATAATTGCTCCTTTTTGGAATGATCTCTCTCTGCTGCTTCCCTGTTATGCAATCCTTGCACAGCTTGGTAGGTGCTGTCAACTGTGGTAACCCTCTGACCATGTTTCCAGGCTTCAGTGTTTTCAATCCACTGCAACTCAAGTGCCCATACCGACAATGCCACAGGTGAGTTGTGTCTTCTGACGATGCCTTGAAGCAGAGAGGTTCTTGAGCCATCATCCTTGCATTGATAACAAACATCCTATTGATTGTCATGGCAGAATTCAAGATCAGACCGTTCTCTCTATGGCATAGCCCACACTCTTGATCTTGAATGAGCACTGCGATCCCCTTTTCCACTAGCTAACCCACACTGATAAGATTGTTCTTGAGCTCCGGGATGTAGTACACACTCGTGATTATGTGTGAAACGCCTTCAATCTCCAACCTAACATTTCCTTTCCCCACTACTGCCATCTTTAAGTTGTCTCCCAACTTCAGTGAATACTTGTAACTCTCATCTAGATCACTGAACCATTGTCTTTCTCCTGTCATGTGGTTGTTGCACCCGGAGTCAAGAAACCAAATCTGATCTGAGTTTTTGATTTCTTCTCGCGCCATCAAAACCATGTTCTCGATACCCAGTACCCACACATATATtacatacatttttttattttttgaaaaatatattaccaacagttatatatatatacatatattaacaaatattCCTTCTTTTTGGGTTTATATCATGTTCAACGTCTCTGACTTCTTCATTTTCAGAACATGAATGCATGTGGCAGATGTGGAAGGAAAATCACCTTAGGTGCTTAGTGATCTGAGAGCAATGCATTGCTTCTAAATTCGGTTATCAGCCATTAAACATCCCCACACCTCCACTAAACCTCTGAATAACTTTGTGTTTCAGTTTGTGTGAGAAGTAGTAGATGACCTGCCTTGATATTAGAGTTTCTCCCGGATGGAATACCAAAAAACAATATGTTCCATCATGGTGAGTAGCATATCTAGAAGGCACAGAGAAAAAAATGGAGCAGACTgaccaaatattaaaataaaatattgaattgtTTCGGCTGACAAAAATTCATTTCTAGAAAAGGTACATAAAGAGCATCAAAAAATTCATGTATTATCAAAACCTCACTGCCTTAACCATCCATGGACTGGTTCCAGGGCATGCACCACATAACCTCTATGGACATAACCCAGTGCCTGTCAAAGCATGTTGTTGTCTTGGTTGGTTCACAGAAATAACGGAAAGAGAGATAAACTACTCATTTCATGACTGTGCAAGAACTACGCCAAAGAAGCTAAGAGATATTATCAAGTAAGAAGAAATAAGTACCTGATGGCCAAGACAAATGCCTAGAATTGGAATATCAAGAAATTCAAGCAAAAGGCGAAAACATATTCCTACAGGGCCAGAGCCATGTTCAAGATGAGACAAACACATGTGGGTCAACAAAGGGACATAAAGCAAAAACTCAATTAAAACTAGGCTGGTGATTATATCAGCTGGACACATGGGAGAACCAGGTCCAGGCAATATGACAATAGTATCAGAAGCAGTGTCTTCATAGAAGTAACAGTAAGACGTCCACTCACAGTTCCAAATAACCACCGGAGGCACTACACCGGATACAAACATAAGTTGAAAAACACACAGGCCGGATACAAACATAAGTTGAAAAACACACAGGATCTATGTATAGAGAGTGACAAAGAGAAGGATAATAAGGTACCTCCATTGATAGTACTGAGTGCCTGATGTATATTGAATGTGTAACTATCGTAATTATCAATCAACAAAGTCCTCACAAAGCCAAGCCTTCTCACAGACTCTCTTCTCGGTAGACTCTTGTTAGCAATGGACGAATCTTCCAAGTGCCCTGGCACAATATGTCTCGAGCTTACTTGCCAAACCTAACACTCCAGCTGATCCACCATGACTCTCCCCATCCTCCACTCTACAACCCTCTCGGCACCGTCTCCGACGTTCTCAATTCCGCTTTCTTCTGTTCAATCTCCTGTTCCCATCTTTACTCAAACAAAACCGATCTCAAGTGCGGTCCAGTCTCTAACGGCAACAAATACTCGGTACTCGACCAACAGCCTTAAAATCGTTGAAAATAAAAGTGTGTTAGCCATTcttatgattttttgttttattgaatcAGATTTCGAGTAAaatcaagaatatttttgggGATTTAAATATGTTTAGGATATTTGTCTTAGTGTCGGCTCTAGTTACTTTAGTTTAGGCAAACGGAACATGAGAACAAGAATCTCTTAGAAATCAACGACTAATGTTTCCAAATTCTAATAAGAATATCTTTAAGGAAAACATGataaaacagaatttttttaatatgtttctgcAATAGCAAACAACATGATAAACTGATGATGGTTGTTATCATTATTCAATGGTAGCCAATCTAAAttcaagaaaaagataaaaacaagagtaacaaaattaaaaacacacCAAACATCAAAAAGACACAAGCAAGCAACCATTGTAGTTGAAAATATCTCTGTCCGATCTATGAAATCTGACCGCAGTCGATCACGACGGGCCTGGAAAGCTTGTCCCTACGAGGTTCGTGTGATATGATCCTGACCACATCCAATCCTTCAACAACTTGGCCGAAGACGACGTGTACATCGTCGAGTTCCCAGTTCTCGGTCAAGGAGATCAAAAACTGAGATTGGTTGGTGTCAGGACCACCGTTGTTCATGGAGAGGATACCCGGACCGGTGTGCTTTTTGATGAAGTTCTCATCCTCGAAAAAACCTCCGGCGTAGATTGATTCGCCTCCGCATCCTTTCCTTTCGTCAGTGAAATCTCCTCCGCCAATCATATAATCGGGGCACATATGGTGGATGATTGATCCTTTGTAATGGAGTGGCTTACCCTTCTTCCCCATGCCTTTCTCGCCTGTACAGAGGGCGCGGAAATTCTCTGCCGTCCGTGGGGTCGTGTCGGCAAAGAGCTCCATCACGATCCGACCAACAGCTTTGCCGCGCACCGCCATATCAAAGAAAACCTTTGGGTTAGCCTTTCCTGGAGAGCATTCTAGGGACTTTTGAGAGGACGGATTCGTACATAGATTACCAGCTGCAGCAGAGTTTGGGTTAATGCTAATGTTAAGTCCTTCACCAGCCGGAATGTTTATGTTGATGGTAAATCCACCGGCCATTCTCTGAGTTTGGATCTAAGGAATTTTATAGGTTTCCTGGGAGGAGttatcgagagagagagaacatatAGTTCCaatgaaaataaatagtaaagTGAAGGAAGATCGTCGGCcgttatatatagatttttttaactgTATTTTAGGTTAACTGTGGTTAAATCGAATCTCACTAGCGTTAAATCTAATATGACTGcttctattttgaaaatatttactgGACCATGTCActccttttttttaaacttttatgctttttttaattattaaaatatattatcgaTTCTCTATACTATAtctgcgaagtgattttgccatcATTTCTACAataaatttcacaaaacaaatatgacatggctactgaaattgatgacatggcttccggaaaaatatgacatggataatttcatttaatgttgatttatatttttggcaaacttgTTAGAATAtcgtaataattcatatattacatttaatattaatatttctttttggtaaatttttttaaaatatgataatagctcatacatcatctataaaataaactaGTTTTTGACCAGCCTTAGAAAGCACGGGCTTTGGATTATAGATAAAGTTTgatatgaattagtattttgGGATTGTTGTACATTACTATGTTACAAAATGGTATTATATCGAGAAGAgaatatgtttaaaattatatgacttatgaattaatttatttgagattttgtatatacatttttatataactctctctctcaagcCTAGgcatttattcaaataaaaaaaaaactgatcgGATCCAGGTCCAAGATAATGTATATATTGGGTATTTTTCGGACCAACATATCTTGCTTTAGTACGGATCCTACTCAAGACTCGGATACCCAAAGTACATGAAATGTTTTGAGTATATTAGTATATTTGAGTATTTcgaatatatttttggtattatagatattctttttttgtttgttttgggtttgagttTTCAGTTTTACTTTCAGGTTTCAGGTAACAAAAACGAGCTCCACTCGGGTTGAACTCATGTAAAGTGGAGTGACGCTTCAGTACCACTGGACTAGGGATGTTGTCATGGGTAAAATAACTCTATCCGGCCCGAACCCGAATCAAACCCGCCCAAAAATACCTTAAACTAGAAAACCCGAAAAAAATTCGGTATCATTAGGGTAACCCACGAAAAACCGGTAGAATTTTAGGTTTACCCGCGggtacttgaatttttttgtcaataatctTTTTTCTAAAGTTTTTCTGCTTATTCAATCAAACTTAACATGTTagctttatataaaaaaaatgggtTTGTCAACaatctttttgtttgttgttgatATGAGTTATTTGAACTAAGCCATGTAAACAAACATCCACGCACTTACTaagattaatcaaaaaaaaaatcaaacaaaaattaagaaaaataaaaatagagcgAAAAGATATGGTTCAATTCCAAGAAACGTGGTAAACAGAATATTCAATCCAAGATTCTCGGCGAATCCACTTCTCCGAACAAAAGATAAGACATTAAGTAAAACGTCATCGTTTAAACTAacaatacatttttttaaaaaaaatgccaTAGGGTTCCCGAAACCAAGAAGGTAAAACCCGATCGGATAATTTATAAACCAAGAACCACCCAAAATAAACCCGCGAAATTTGGAAACTAAACATacgggttttgggttttagattttaatagGGCTTAGGGTACCCTATGGATTTTTACCCATTATTAACATTCCTACACTGGACCATCAGaaattattagaaatattttCTTCAAACATTAAATAACCTAAACTATTAGATATTCAACCTAATCTCTGATTAATCCCCAAATTTTCCATTTGTAAAAATGTTTGTTGATTCCAATCGACAAACctcaattttgttttaaaaaaattattaagaagaATAAGAGAAAAAGCTTTACAggatattataataaaaaatttaaatatttttttccgaaGAATATGAATATTTGATACCTTAATAAAActagatttatattaaataactttTATTATAGATTGTATAAGAATCTACAATTTTATGAATTATCAatacaattaaaacaaaaatttttttatctactaaCGAATAGCCTAGGTTAAACCATTACATTTAACTACATTtcctattatttaaattaaatctaacttaattattattaaatatacgTATTGCCTAAAATTGaggaattaattatataatc
Protein-coding regions in this window:
- the LOC106426295 gene encoding peptidyl-prolyl cis-trans isomerase CYP19-1-like, whose protein sequence is MAGGFTININIPAGEGLNISINPNSAAAGNLCTNPSSQKSLECSPGKANPKVFFDMAVRGKAVGRIVMELFADTTPRTAENFRALCTGEKGMGKKGKPLHYKGSIIHHMCPDYMIGGGDFTDERKGCGGESIYAGGFFEDENFIKKHTGPGILSMNNGGPDTNQSQFLISLTENWELDDVHVVFGQVVEGLDVVRIISHEPRRDKLSRPVVIDCGQIS